In a single window of the Debaryomyces hansenii CBS767 chromosome A complete sequence genome:
- a CDS encoding DEHA2A09966p (some similarities with CA5657|IPF14682 Candida albicans IPF14682): protein MSNEIKSEEDQLYDILNLSPPVDIKLNSPINMAGQGHYNPVGESQYPKPENEDLFIKPVMGVPVNALPMQPAMQSGSQGTSHTNSNSSISAGKNQHNGEMYDGMFNKNVNLNLGNNAGMSLNSNNLQQLNGELLSPPNMFGNSSHLHPQSPSVYSSHSLYSDTSSNPGSPYIDAASHFSNAYSDMPQPPRQQVQYLDSNNQGHFNTFDTEIALGGSISSTNLMGMSENHIQQPVPQFNYSVTQAYNGHPEQYNGNNNLASNNHNYNYQQNINSMNKLTENNLINYNTMQEESQREVSISIEQAPEEVAAKTPSLFSNSSHNSSNNSPHKPNSGNELIPNYQLTPTSPGSVISDVSDQQSSLLNPDEFQTIKRGRKRNHVAKTSRSRSNSRSGSKSLPQEEDMDDEGGSVVSKNGVVSSREKMLELASPNQSSKRTQKHPSVYACHLCDKRFTRPYNLKSHLRTHTDERPFICNVCGKAFARQHDRKRHEDLHTGEKKFQCKGFLKDGTPYGCGRKFARADALRRHFQTEAGKECIRLLVEEDEKDRGDGPPRDPGSIGEAGMSNEYLSPTSALISSTTNSMHSIPQVAISPPD from the coding sequence ATGTCGAATGAAATAAAGAGCGAAGAAGATCAGCTATATGATATATTGAATCTTTCACCACCGGTAGATATAAAGTTAAACAGCCCTATAAATATGGCTGGACAGGGACATTATAACCCAGTGGGCGAGAGTCAATACCCTAAACCAGAAAACGaagatttatttataaaacCAGTGATGGGGGTTCCAGTGAATGCGCTACCGATGCAACCGGCAATGCAAAGTGGAAGTCAGGGGACATCGCATACGAATTCGAATTCGTCAATTTCAGCAGGGAAAAACCAACATAATGGAGAAATGTATGATGGGATGTTCAACAAGAATGTAAATCTTAACTTGGGGAACAATGCGGGAATGTCATTGAATTCGAATAACCTCCAACAGTTGAATGGCGAGTTATTATCGCCGCCAAACATGTTCGGAAACCTGAGTCATCTCCATCCACAATCACCATCAGTGTATTCATCACATTCATTGTACAGTGATACCTCACTGAATCCAGGTAGTCCGTATATTGATGCCGCATCACACTTCAGTAATGCTTATTCTGATATGCCGCAGCCCCCACGTCAGCAAGTACAGTATCttgattcaaataatcaGGGTCATTTTAATACGTTCGATACCGAAATAGCCTTAGGTGGTTCTATTTCAAGTACCAATCTTATGGGAATGTCGGAAAACCATATACAACAACCAGTTCCACAGTTTAATTACTCGGTTACCCAAGCATATAATGGACATCCGGAACAGTATAATGGCAACAATAATTTAGCCTCGAATAACCATAATTACAACTATCAACAAAACATAAATTCCATGAACAAGTTGACggaaaataatttgattaattataatacaaTGCAAGAAGAATCTCAACGAGAAGTATCAATTTCCATAGAACAGGCACCCGAAGAAGTAGCAGCCAAGACACCATCCTTATTCAGTAATTCATCGCATAATTCGTCTAATAATTCTCCTCATAAGCCAAATTCTGGTAATGAATTAATACccaattatcaattaacaCCTACGAGCCCAGGCTCAGTTATTTCGGACGTATCAGATCAACAAAGTTCGTTGTTGAATCCAGATGAGTTTCAAACTATTAAAAGAGGTAGAAAGAGGAATCATGTTGCGAAAACCCTGCGGTCTCGGCTGAATTCCAGATCAGGGTCAAAGTCTTTACCTCAGGAAGAAGATATGGATGATGAAGGAGGTTCTGTTGTTTCGAAGAATGGTGTAGTTTCATCTAGGGAAAAGATGTTAGAATTGGCATCACCTAATCAATCGTCCAAAAGAACTCAAAAGCATCCATCTGTGTATGCATGTCACTTGTGTGATAAGAGGTTTACCAGGCCATATAACTTAAAATCACATCTTAGAACCCATACCGATGAGAGACCTTTTATTTGTAATGTATGCGGGAAGGCATTCGCCAGGCAGCATGATCGCAAAAGACACGAGGATTTGCATACGGGGGAAAAGAAGTTCCAATGCAAAGGATTCTTGAAAGATGGCACTCCGTATGGGTGTGGAAGAAAGTTTGCTAGAGCAGATGCTCTAAGGAGACACTTTCAAACCGAAGCTGGTAAGGAATGTATAAGGCTTTTAGtcgaagaagatgaaaaagatcGTGGGGATGGCCCTCCAAGGGACCCTGGATCGATCGGCGAAGCAGGAATGTCAAACGAATACTTGAGTCCAACGAGTGCATTGATAAGTAGTACAACTAATAGTATGCATTCAATTCCTCAAGTGGCGATTTCTCCTCCAGATTAA
- a CDS encoding DEHA2A09988p (similar to uniprot|Q04235 Saccharomyces cerevisiae YML005W TRM12): MMTRCIVVGIENSTHIKPVKVFLEELGLFNRNKKINRSGNLHQLYTTCKKIEELEGIPRNDVEIGYYEKEESDKSTLEGVVRGFLTNMGFGGNVEKLLEHLPKKWSVYPPMILLNSGTFDSDVWRGFFEDGGLKDEFFGYVLSSGVFPAGLTHIAVNKPIIEQDIMRRPFNILPVYGDFGPEPTEEMFDSPSEQDFEQAFWCSAVQNGIYQTWAPRYTMFSRGNIKEKKRVLEQCKDANKKCVFDLYAGIGYFTLSYLKNGATVFCWEINPWSIKGLIKSVSKNGYSYKLIRRQESLDHASYNKYDKDGVSVYIFHESNEYAMDRYSQIGKTLPLAHINLGLLPTSTPSWSITKALTRKSSTSTVIHVHENVHVEDFAQVGQKVADYFEGNVVAINKVKTFAPDIWHVVIDVSLD; encoded by the coding sequence ATGATGACTCGGTGTATCGTGGTTGGAATCGAGAACTCAACTCATATAAAGCCAGTAAAGGTGTTTTTGGAAGAGTTGGGCTTGTTCAATCGGAATAAAAAGATAAATAGATCGGGGAATTTGCACCAATTATATACGACATGCAAGAAAATAGAGGAATTGGAAGGCATTCCTAGAAATGATGTAGAGATAGGTTACTATGAGAAGGAAGAGTCTGATAAAAGTACGCTAGAGGGTGTTGTTAGAGGTTTTTTGACGAACATGGGGTTTGGAGGAaacgttgaaaaattattggaaCACTTACCTAAGAAATGGTCGGTGTATCCTCCAATGATCCTATTGAACTCGGGTACGTTTGATAGTGATGTATGGAGAGGGTTCTTTGAAGATGGGGGGCTTAAGGACGAATTTTTTGGATACGTGCTTTCGAGTGGAGTATTTCCGGCTGGGTTGACCCATATCGCGGTCAATAAGCCTATCATAGAACAAGACATAATGAGAAGACCTTTTAATATATTGCCGGTTTATGGTGATTTTGGGCCAGAGCCCACGGAGGAGATGTTTGACTCTCCCAGCGAACAGGACTTTGAGCAGGCTTTTTGGTGTTCAGCCGTTCAAAACGGAATATATCAAACATGGGCACCTCGGTATACAATGTTTTCGAGAGGAAATAtcaaagagaagaaaaggGTATTGGAGCAGTGTAAAGATGCTAACAAGAAGTGTGTGTTCGACTTGTATGCGGGAATAGGATACTTTACTTTATCGTATCTCAAAAATGGAGCGACGGTCTTTTGTTGGGAAATCAATCCGTGGTCCATCAAAGGCTTGATAAAGAGTGTCTCTAAAAACGGTTACAGCTACAAGTTAATCAGGCGACAAGAATCGCTTGACCATGCTTCTTACAATAAGTACGACAAGGACGGCGTATCGGTCTATATTTTCCACGAGTCTAACGAGTATGCCATGGATAGATACCTGCAAATTGGAAAAACCTTACCTCTTGCCCATATAAATCTCGGTCTTTTACCCACCTCCACTCCATCGTGGTCTATTACCAAGGCTTTGACACGCAAGTCGTCGACCAGCACCGTAATTCACGTTCATGAGAATGTGCACGTCGAAGATTTTGCCCAAGTAGGCCAAAAGGTAGCGGATTACTTTGAAGGAAATGTCGTTGCAATAAACAAGGTCAAGACATTTGCCCCTGACATATGGCATGTGGTAATAGACGTTTCGCTCGATTAA
- a CDS encoding DEHA2A10032p (weakly similar to uniprot|P25037 Saccharomyces cerevisiae YDL122W UBP1 Ubiquitin-specific protease) gives MTSYISKESIAFFVLIIIFVVPLLDQTLLDKVLPVTFFNNIIPGGNINSISKFIKSNRLPLSTASTLVLLSIVLSVYYGRHPLSYSLPEFVNRAFSNMNSGYRYMTSNKSRFGPSRQSRETRFAVKNGGELGGISNDGNTCFMNSVLQSLASSKHLLKFIDSYLYSEIEISGEPTPTTVKSNTPKPDLVFTAALRRFLEGINGSYGSRGKEFSAKPLLNKMPNGPKQNFFTGYNQEDAQEFYQLVMNLVETEYKKDSKSRQSSPEPDSSEKSPSDKFVDSALVPNLISGCEELGRLGKVYVPASQVDPNLLEIDHKVYPLDLVTPVDGISVERIGCLACGEVGGIRYSVNSGLSLNLPNKSSYSGYDLDSLMNDWIAPEIIEDVNCNRCGLVQTKAFLLSKISEANNEKIIGQFQNRADEIEKELLQPHITDEVFEKLSIKQMIRKTKKSKQISLSRPPPLLTIHINRSVFDPKTYMIVKNPSNVSFPSRLDLTSYVTEPKDINMDARLPFRKQDERTINIPLADINKPSNSSESESSNTVSMSDQDNFEDKELSQSDRYSNSTSDSSENQDNCIALNPKLLYNLKAVISHFGTHNYGHYICYRRLRGSWWRISDESVYVVTENEVLNSQGTFMLFYEYNDGVNEILQHLDDDEEEDQESESAHGNSQCALDSESYEKNNTPTKLEDDDYLNNRDDDDSQSSGLSDDGDIGLPNENLDSERNGNLSMDDYNVEEGRAFHI, from the coding sequence ATGACACTGTATATTTCCAAAGAATCCATAGcattttttgttttaataattatatttgtcGTTCCTTTACTTGATCAAACGCTATTAGACAAAGTGCTTCCTGTTacattctttaataatatcatcCCTGGTGGTAACATAAATTCCATatccaaattcatcaaatcaAACAGATTACCGCTTTCGACTGCTTCGACATTAGTTTTATTAAGTATAGTACTTTCTGTTTATTACGGAAGACACCCATTATCATACAGTTTACCAGAGTTCGTTAATAGAGCATTTTCTAATATGAATTCAGGCTATAGGTATATGACTTCAAATAAATCGAGGTTCGGACCTTCCAGACAGTCCAGAGAGACCAGATTTGCTGTCAAAAATGGCGGGGAACTAGGAGGTATTAGTAACGACGGGAACACATGCTTTATGAATTCAGTATTACAATCGTTGGCGTCGTCTAAACACTTATTAAAATTCATAGATTCCTACCTATACTCGGAGATCGAAATTTCAGGAGAGCCGACTCCAACAACGGTGAAATCCAACACCCCAAAGCCGGACTTAGTTTTTACAGCTGCATTGAGGAGGTTTTTGGAAGGCATTAATGGATCATACGGCTCTAGAGGCAAAGAATTTAGTGCAAAGCCGTTGTTAAATAAGATGCCTAATGGACCAAAGCAAAACTTTTTCACCGGTTATAACCAAGAAGACGCACAAGAATTCTATCAATTAGTTATGAACCTCGTTGAAACTGAGTACAAAAAGGATTCTAAGTCTAGGCAGCTGTCTCCTGAACCTGATTCTTCTGAAAAGTCACCTAGTGATAAGTTTGTCGATAGCGCATTAGTCCCTAATTTAATTTCCGGTTGTGAAGAATTGGGTAGATTGGGTAAGGTATATGTGCCTGCGTCACAGGTTGATccaaatttattagaaattgatCACAAAGTTTATCCATTAGATTTAGTTACACCAGTTGACGGGATATCTGTGGAAAGAATTGGATGTTTAGCTTGTGGTGAAGTGGGTGGAATTCGTTACTCTGTTAATAGTGGCTTAAGTTTGAATTTACCGAATAAGTCATCATATTCTGGATATGATTTagattcattaatgaatgaTTGGATAGCACCAGAAATAATCGAAGATGTCAATTGTAATAGATGTGGCTTAGTACAGACGAAGGCATTTTTACTTAGCAAGATTTCTGAAGCAAATAACGAGAAAATTATAGGACAATTCCAAAACAGAgctgatgaaattgaaaaagagTTATTACAGCCGCATATTACGGATGAAGTCTTCgaaaaattatctattaaACAGATGATTAGAAAAActaagaaatcaaaacaaatatcCTTAAGCAGACCACCACCTTTATTAACAATTCATATTAATAGATCCGTATTTGACCCAAAGACCTATATGATAGTCAAAAACCCTAGTAACGTTTCATTCCCATCGAGATTAGATTTGACTTCATATGTTACAGAACCGAAAGACATTAACATGGATGCGAGATTACCTTTCAGAAAGCAAGATGAAAGAACTATCAACATACCACTTGCAGATATCAATAAACCTTCTAATAGTTCTGAATCCGAATCTTCCAATACAGTATCTATGTCTGATCAAGATAATTTCGAGGACAAAGAATTATCACAAAGTGACAGATACAGTAATTCAACATCCGATTCCTCTGAGAACCAAGATAATTGCATCGCATTAAATCCAAAACTCTTGTATAATTTGAAAGCCGTCATATCCCATTTTGGTACGCATAACTACGGtcattatatttgttaCCGTAGATTACGTGGATCCTGGTGGAGGATCAGTGATGAATCTGTCTATGTTGTGACGGAAAATGAAGTCTTGAATTCACAAGGCACCTTCATGTTATTCtatgaatataatgatgGAGTGAATGAAATTTTGCAGCACTtagatgacgatgaagaagaagatcagGAATCGGAAAGCGCTCATGGTAATCTGCAGTGTGCTTTAGATAGTGAATCATACGAGAAAAACAATACTCCCACAAAATTGGAAGACgatgattatttaaataacagggatgatgatgattctCAGAGTAGTGGCTT
- a CDS encoding DEHA2A10010p (similar to uniprot|P32588 Saccharomyces cerevisiae YNL016W PUB1 Poly(A)+ RNA-binding protein), which produces MSDQPSTEPVKHTEAAEQPTVEPQAQESEEQEVSESPVPVSEEEHSASEEQPNEQPNEQQQQQQPHAGQQAQQQKANEQAVDTNPASAVEGGREVSNKILYVGGLHKSVSDEMLKDLFAVAGAIQSVKILNDKNRPGFNYAFIEFENTQSADMALHTLNGRIINNSEIKINWAYQSSTISSLNPDEPTFNIFVGDLSPEVDDETLNKSFSKFPSLKQAHVMWDMQTSRSRGYGFVSFGQQADAELALQTMNGEWISGRAIRCNWASHKQLNNNNNYRNNNRHHQNNRQFRPFNNAIPQQLQNQNNGMPIGNGQFNPNQQGNMPPSQQQLHNVPQANNSNNGNQANIPVMSPQSYDIVLRQTPSWQTTVYLGNIAHFTQQTDLIPLLQNFGFIVDFKFHPERGCAFVKYDSHERAALAIVQLAGFTINGRPLKCGWGKDRPPMGQFQNFGRGVPPPPMYNQGRP; this is translated from the coding sequence ATGTCAGATCAACCTAGCACTGAACCAGTCAAGCACACAGAAGCTGCTGAACAGCCAACTGTCGAGCCACAAGCACAAGAGTCCGAAGAACAGGAGGTTAGTGAATCACCAGTGCCAGTTTCCGAAGAAGAACATTCTGCTAGTGAAGAACAACCAAACGAACAGCCAAAtgaacaacaacaacagcaacagccCCATGCAGGTCAACAAGCCCAACAACAAAAGGCTAATGAACAGGCGGTAGACACGAATCCAGCCAGTGCAGTTGAAGGTGGACGTGAGGTGTCCAATAAGATCTTATACGTTGGAGGATTACATAAATCAGTTTCTGACGAAATGTTAAAGGATTTATTTGCTGTTGCAGGCGCCATCCAATCAGTTAAGATATTGAATGATAAGAATAGACCCGGATTCAATTATGCgttcattgaatttgaaaatactCAATCGGCAGACATGGCTTTGCACACGCTTAATGGAAGAATCATCAACAACTCCGAGATAAAAATCAACTGGGCATATCAATCTTCTACCATCAGCTCATTAAACCCAGATGAGCCAACGTTCAATATTTTCGTGGGTGATTTATCCCCTGAAGTTGACGATGAGACTTTAAACAAGTCGTTCTCTAAGTTTCCATCTTTAAAGCAAGCCCACGTTATGTGGGACATGCAGACCTCAAGATCTAGAGGTTACGGTTTTGTTAGCTTTGGCCAACAGGCAGATGCTGAGTTAGCTTTACAGACTATGAATGGTGAATGGATTAGTGGTAGAGCGATCAGATGTAACTGGGCTTCTCATAAACAATTaaacaacaataataattatagaaACAACAACCGTCATCATCAAAACAACCGTCAATTTAGACCGTTTAACAACGCAATCCCACAACAACTTCAAAACCAAAACAACGGAATGCCTATTGGAAATGGCCAATTTAATCCAAACCAGCAAGGTAATATGCCACCATCACAACAGCAACTCCACAATGTTCCACAAGCTAATAACTCTAATAATGGTAATCAAGCAAATATTCCAGTCATGTCTCCCCAATCGTACGATATTGTTTTAAGGCAAACTCCTTCATGGCAAACTACTGTGTATTTGGGAAACATTGCTCACTTTACACAACAAACCGATTTAATTCCGTTATTGCAAAACTTCGGCTTCATTGTTGATTTCAAGTTTCATCCTGAAAGAGGTTGTGCCTTCGTTAAGTATGACTCCCATGAGAGAGCTGCTCTTGCGATTGTTCAATTAGCTGGCTTTACTATCAATGGCAGACCATTGAAATGTGGCTGGGGTAAAGATAGACCACCAATGGGTCAATTCCAGAACTTCGGCAGAGGTGTTCCACCTCCTCCAATGTACAACCAAGGTAGACCATAG